The Medicago truncatula cultivar Jemalong A17 chromosome 7, MtrunA17r5.0-ANR, whole genome shotgun sequence genome includes the window TGAGGTAGGGTGTTGGAACCATTGGTGTGGGAGTGGGGTTGGAGTTTCTCATGTTGATGGTTGTGCAGTTATTGGTGAAGAAGACTGAGAAAGATGGTGGATTTcaagttttgattatttggcaGAAAGAGAGAATATAAAGGGACTAATAGAGAGCTAAGCAGGGGAAGGAGAGTGATCGTGGATGTACAAGACATGTTAAAGGAGTAGGGAGAGTGATCGTCGATGTACAAGGCATGATTAAAAGCAGTTTTTGATATATTTCTATGCAAAGAGACCCATGTATAGTTAAAAGACGACTTACAAGACTTTCTTTCCATTCcttcaaaattaaaagaaaaataaaaacgacTATCTTTTCATTGGCCCATTCCATAATAAATCCATATTTAAGTTAAGTGTAGTTGGGTTGGAGCAATTGTAGAATAAGTGACTTCTACAGAGTTATCAGAATGTGTACGAGTGAGAACAAAACACAAATGAATGGTATTCTGCAAAGATTTTACGACATGTAAGGGAGAAAAACACGTGACAATGACTCGTGTTGAATAGAAAACCGGTTAATAATAATTCCAACAGATAAATTACTGTAAGtgttcttgaccaaaaaaaaattactgtaAGTGTTAAAATACTCCTGTGAGATAATAGGattagtttaaaatttaaataaagaatGTCATTCTCttgaaaagttaaatatttgatGCATTATTAGATAAAGGATATATAATGGGAAGTTAAGGTGGATATTTTTTTACGGAAAGTTAAAGTGGAATTATTATACAGTACTCTATTGTTactgtctttttttatttatatttctcttTAGTGCATCTCCAAAGATCCGCTCACCAATAGCATGGAAAAATACCATGGgatatttagaaaaaaagtgAGTGTCGCGTTACTTTTTGAGCTACCAGTGTATTTAGTCGGCGTTGTTCAAGTTAGATTTATAATTAAAGAAGACTAAAATTCTGTATGTATATATCAACGAATAAAATTCACCGCAGATTGGTATAGTACGAGTATCTTAATATtacacacaaataaaataaaataaataatattttaagtacCCGTAAAATATACAATATTTTAAGTACCAATGAATCTGTTGTGAGGGCTTGCAAGGTAATTAGAGAGAGGCAAAAACGTAGGGGGGGTGGATGATCAATGTGGAGGCCGATGATGGGGGAAGGGACAGGGAGGATTAGGTTTTCGATAAACCAGGCTTCCACGTGGTTAGAGGAAGAAGTGAGGACGGTTTGGATTTTGCGGTTTGAATCAATGGTGATGTCGTAGAGTTTATGGGTGTTGTAAGGAAGGTGGTAGTCAATAAAGGTGATGAGGTAGGGTGTTGGAACCATTGGTGTGGGAGTAGGATTGTTGGAGTTTCTCATGTTGATGGATGTGCAGTTACTGGTGAAGAAGACTGAGAGAAAGATGGTGGATTTCGAGTATTGATTATTTGGGAGAGTGATCGTGGATGTACAAGACACGATTAAAGGAGTAGGGAGAGTGATCGTCAATGTACAAGGTACGATTAAAAGCAGATTTCGATATATTTCTATGCAAAGAGACCCATGTATAGTTAAAAGATGACTTACAAGACTTTCttttcattccttcaaaaataaaaacgactttcttttctttaagtTAAATGTAGTTGGGTTGGAGCAATTGTAGAATGCGTGACTTTTACGGAGTTATCAGAATGTGTACGAGTGAAAACATAACACAAATGAATGAAATGAGGGTTGAGAAGAATAACCGACACAATGTTGGGTGATGCGGGTGGGTTGTCACGGGTTTCAGGTATTAAAATGAAATAGTTCAGTTGAGGGTGGATTGGAACGGTCGGGCCCGGTTTTGCAAATTTAAAACCACAGATACCCACACCCGTCTGAAATTATGTGTGCATCTAATAAAAAGTGAGCATGCAGTCAAAGCTTATCTTTTTAGTATGTACCCTAGCATACCTAATAATACAACTTGCAGACTTTACTTCATTTTTCCATGCACTTTTGCGACTTCCTATGTCCTTCTTCCCTCTGATCAAACTGCCTTAACCCACTCATGCAAACCGTCTCCGACACAACCCGTCACCCGCCTAAATCGATGCCTTCAGCGGTTGAAAATGGGTCCTATTTTTCTGTCATCGGTTTCATCTCTTATGGCAAttttcaaaccaaaaccatcCGTACCCGACCGATGCTCTACCCTagatgaaattgtgcagaattTTCACGACATGTACGAGACAAAAACATATGACTCGTATTGAATATTGAATAGAAGACCGGTTCATAATAATTCCAATAGATAAATTATTGTAAGTATTAAAAAATACTCTTGAGATTAGGAGAAAGTCTTGCTTAGGAACAAACCTAAATGCAAAAAGTTTGGACACTCACAAAatgcttatttttaaaaagataaattggtTTAATAATATTGAATGATAtgactaatttatttatcatttaattttctaaataatattatttgtgCTTGTATCTAAGTAAGCCTTAGATTAGTTGGCCGTTCAAATAAAGAATATTATTCCTTTGAAAAGTTAAACATTTAATACATTATTAGATAAAGGATATATAGTCCTATGAGTCTTAGTTCAACggacaaaaatgttaaaattgttaAGCCGGTCATCATTACTGAAGTTTGACTCCGACACATCTACTTTGTCTAGgagtttataatggttttgtcattttgtctatatatatttcaaagaaaaagattaTATAATGGGAAGTTAAagtggatattttttttaggaaaagttAGTGGAATTATTATACAGTACCCTACTGttactctctttttatttatttctctttagTGCATCTCCAAAGATCCGCTCACCAATAGCATGGTAGAATACCATGGGAAAAAAAGTGAGTGTCACGTTACTTTTTCAGCTATTCATCACCCATTTATTGAGTTGTgcgatattttttgtttgggtGAGACATGGTTGGGtaagacatatatattttttttaaaagccaaaaaagaatttattagATTAAAATGGTACCAGTGGTGCCACCAAATGGAAATACAAAACTAAATGAAAGTGTCACAAGCTCTAATCAACTAAATTCCACTTACAACTACTCCAAAAATCTATACATTTGAGACTAGCTATGCCCAGAATTGCAAATACATAAAGGTAACATAAGATATATGATAGTAAGCCATTACTCATCATGTTTTGCCCAACTCCTGCTATAAAAATACCAAATTGCGCCGATCAAAGTGCTCACTACAGCTGCTAAACTGAAGccaattaaagataaaaaagcTGATAAAAACTTGAATAAAGTGAGCGCAAAAACATTTGCGGCAGATAATGTAGAATGCTGCTCAAGGAACAACCACCCCTATTGTCGAAGTAACACATGTCCAAGCCGATACAAATACCTGAAGCACATTAAAAACACTCCAAAGTAATCTTTAATTCAAAATTGAAGCCCAACTAAAGGGACATATTGCTAACACCAATTCGACGATGAACATTAAAGGATGCCTAGTTAACACTACACATCAACAACTCCGCTAAGACAGTTATGATGGAACTTTTTCTACTTTTTCTGATATCTAGATTTCCCCCTATGTAATCTTTATCCCCAAACAATCTAGAGGATTTAAAGAACATAGATTGAAAGTGTAGTTGCACCCCCGTAGCTTGCTAGTTAACCATTTCCATGACAGTAACTTTATTTCTTCAAACCAAGTCTCCGACGATCCATTTTTGTATTTGAAAGTTTAGTCATTGTGACCTTCCCACAGTATCCAAATGCATGCATACCAGATGACAATGAACTGTTCTCTCCTCACTCTACCATTTGCAATCAGACCCtccctcttctttttcttgacaCACTTTATTCCAATGGACCCAATTGATTTTCCTAGATTCTACTCCCCCACCCCtcagaaattttttaaataaagagatTCAAGTTAAGAGTAATACATATGCTAATACATCATACAATGCCATGTCAATGCTATCTTTAGTTCCCTCGTTAAGAGTAATACATGCATATGCTAATACAAATAATACTatacaaatttgtttaaaaCATGCAACACAAATTTTTCAGCTCCCTACAATATAAAACCTACACATCAATGCGTCACACTCGAATCTCTCATTTTGTTCATTTCATccgacaaaataaaattacaccaTTACACACTAAAATACAGTTATATATCGTTAAGTATCTTACAATACTtcgaaaaattcaattcaaatagaAAAAAGAGTGACTATATATACCTGGTAGCAGGGCATTCAGAGTTGTTCGGTTTAGAACTTGATATTCTGCTATCTGCTAGTGATCCTAACATCAAAATTGTAGACATCACACCAATAATATGTACGAATCGATAGTTAGTTTctgtataataataatagtaacaaGCACAACCACAAGAAGCCTTTATTTTCTTCgacaaaaataagtaacataaaaacattgaaaaagTGACAGAACATATaaatgaaacaaacaaaacattggTTTATAAAAGTTGGTTAACAAGAAGTTGAAAGAAAGTTATTAGCtaaataaaagtaaacaaaaGTTCCGGCACAACAGATAGGGAAATCTAACATAAATTAGATAGTCTCATGGTTCCAATCagagaaaaacaaaggaaaaccATGTGATCtttattatcatttatcatCATGTATGCTACGCATGCATCAAATGTGTGTCATGTCATCCTTAGCAATCAACCCTGCATGAAAAAACAAACACCAAAGAATGACAGAATAACATCAGAAAAATGAATTATGCATACCTCTTATGCACAAAAACAAGCCAAGATAGCAAGACGATTTGAATAGCTTGGAATTACAACGATAAATAGTAATTGCCTCTATGATTTGAATGGATTGGATTTGGCTAATAAATAGTAAACAATTTACGAGCTTTGCCCCGCGTACTCATAAGAAAACATACATTTGACTAACCCGTGCTTGAACAAAGAAATTCACATCTTTCTCAAATATGAACAAAGAAATTCACATCCTTGATGAAGTAAGAAAGGAATGAAAAGGGAGTGATAATACTCATGTTCCAATCTAATCTGCTAAGAACAAAAAGCTCCATTTTTTGAACTACTTTTCATAAccataacataaacaaacgtGCCTTGCTCGAGAATGTGCTTATAAACTCTAACCGAACTAAGTACAAAAAATAGTTTACCATCACAATTAAAGTTGTTGCATTAGAACTTTTGAGAAATTTGACTTCAACAATTAATAGCTTATGGAATTACAATTGAGAAATTTGACTTCAACAATTGATAGCTTATGTGCCCCTATcagtataaattaaaaaatgtggaaAGGTTCATGGGATGCTATGTATAAGTTGAGAACATAGAcataaaagagaagaaaaaatgaagtaAAGACAATGCTTTAGAGAAACATGAATACTTTCCAAGTTTGTATTACTCGAGATACAATAAGACATTACCATTTCCTCGTACAAGCATATGTTCGATCCCGCATAACTCGTGACAGATCCTTtaaaaagaagataaagtaTAAACAAAGGATATGTATCAACAAAACTTGTATTTACGCAATAAGATTAGGGGTGTGCATGGTTTAGAAACCAAACCTATGTATCAACAACACTTGTATTTACGTAATAAGAATTCAAGATATGTGTAATACATGCCTTAAGAACCCTAGGTTCATTTAGATCAACAAAGAATTTGTTCTTGTAACACAAATGAAACACTATTGTTTATGTTAATTCTCAATTACATGGATTCATCTTCTGTGTCGTCATTTTCAATATGAACAAGTTGATCATCATTGCCTTTTTTGGAGCTCCAGCAAGAAGGTTAAAGTTGGAGTGaattgttgattttgaaaacGCAAAAGTTCGAGATTCAGTGAATTTGAAGGGCAGTTGTAACCTTTGAAAATCAAGATGAATTACTCAAGACACTGTTTCGATGACATCAAATTTGTACTTATACAACCACTTATTAGTAAAGCTACTTTACAAATTTCTACAACCTTAGTGAAAAAGGTTAAATTAGAATTACTAGATTCTTCGTTCTTATTTTGTAAGTAGCTATCTAGCAACCTGGGTCTTGTAACATCCTTTTAAATTCTTGCATTGATTAGAAACAGAGGAAAGTAATATAACCTGTATGTACAAACTTTTCCCCAAAAAcagtgggaaaaaaaaaacagcggAGACTGCTTAACACTTTCGGATGGCATCTGTACAAAACAATGAAATCATTTATgaaatcattattattttgtaaGTAGCTATCTAGCAACCTGGGTCTTGTACCATCCTTTTAAATTCTGGCATTGATTAGAAACAGAGGAAAGTAATATAATCTGTATGTACAAACTTTTCCCCAAAAAcagtgggaaaaaaaaaacagcagaGACTGCTTAACACTTTCGGATGGCATCTGTACAAAACAATGAAATCATTTATGAAATTCGAGTCTTATTGGCATGTTCATGGTAGCAAGGTGAGTCCCAGCCCGGCTAGTCTTATTTTCCACTAAAGATTGCCTAATAGCATGCACGATGGATTGATGGTAGTAGAATTTCTGAAGAACAAATCTATCTTGTATAATAAATGTTATCAATCGATAATGCAGTCAAGGAAAATACAGAGTAATGATAGTTTCATTCCAGGAACAGCATGTTGACCATAGGATATTAGCATAAAAAAATGCTACTATAAGTAAATCTCTAGTAAGACATGATATGGTTTGGATTCAACTTTTTAATAAGAGTACAAagggaaacaaaaaaaagatgtatGTGCTTAACTGAGTAAAGACAATATGGGTTGCATGTGAGATCAGAATCTCACTTAACAAGCACTTGGTCAATTGAACTACCAAGGTTCTGCATATCTGCTATAATCAAATTTGATTATTGTAAAACAAACGCCTCTGTAAAGCATCTTCAACTGTGAACACAATTGAAGTTAATTAACCCATGTTTAATGAGTTTTTCCTAGTTACATCAattttaacaacttttcacaATCTTTCACTCCATCATTTTACTGCACTTTAAACTCTATCCCCTGCTTCCTCTATTAAGCATGCACTTTTAATTTCAAGCAAGCAACTACTTAGAGCCCATTTTGGATAAgataagcacttatgtataAGTGAGTTTTATAGTCAAAAAGAAGATAGAAAAAACTATTTTCAGAAACTATTTTACAGATCTTATCAAAATTAGATGAATACAACAACTTATTCGCATATCACAAGATATTTTCTAAGCTCTCCCGAATGGCCCGGTTAAGTGCCACCTCAATAAGCTCAGATAAGTTGTTCACACTTCACAAGTCAATCAAAACGCAgttattgttcaaaaaaattccAATATCTGGGGCAGTTCTTAACATTAaaaatctcaacaaaaaaatttcactGAAGATGCTCTCACTCCCAAATTTTTAAACATCGCCCTAGGGGAGGAGCAATTGTCAAATGATAACTCTAAAATTCACAATAAAGTTTTTTATTCCTTCCTACTAAAAAAACCATTCATCTTTCATTATTTACCTAATAATCAGCATGTGAGCTCAATTGAAGttgcttaacccatttctaacaAGTTTTTCCTGGTgacatcaattttaataacttttCACTTTCACAGTCTTTCACTCTATCAGCTTACCACACTTTCAACTCTATCTCCTTCCTCTTTTAAGCAtgaacttttttatttcaagcAACTACCTAGATTAGAGCCCATTTGGATAAGATAAGCACTTATGTATCAGATTACCTAAGTAATTAGCATGTAATTCAGATTCTGGCACAATCTTAACTCAATCCATCAAACCAACAGAGAATCAAACACACGAAATAACATATTCGACAGTTTCAAATCCAAAAACTAACCATACAGAAAAGtagacaaagaaaagaaaaacaggcACAAATGATAAATCCATCAAATCTTAAGTTTTAATGACTTCAATCCAACATCCAGAAACAATAACTGTAATTAACACACATAACAAACACACAAGAAAAATTCCCCAAATCTAACACATTCATTCAAGTATAAATAACAGCACTGAAAAATCACAAAgataaaacaaaaccaaacacaGAACATACATGAATCATTGAAATCAATTCTGCTTTGAATAAAGACGGCGACCAATCTCAAACGAAACAAAAGCATCAACAGTAGCATATTTAACCTGATCAACATTAAGCCAAGGATAATCCCATCTACTCATCGAAACCTTCTTCGGTTTCACAAGAGTTTTCCCAATCACCTTTTGCGTCAAACTCTTAATCCCAGTCTTCAACATTTCATGATCATCCATGACCTCAGCAGCAAGGTTTCTCAAATCAACGTAATTCGAAACGGTAATATTATAATCTTTCATAAGCTTGTCAACATCTTCTTTGATTCCAACACCAACGAATTTGTTATTAGAGTCAGCAAGGAAGTTTAAGAGGGAAACAGGGATGAAGGGGGAGTGCATGATTTGGAAAACGAGGCAGCGGTTGTTGATACAGAGCTGGAGGACGGCGGTTGGGTTGGATTGGCCGCGTTTGAAATTGGGGCGCCATTCGACGTCGAGGCCGACGAGGACGGGGAATGGGGGGTGGAGGCGGAGGGTTTCGAGGAGCCAGGTGTCGACGACGGAGGGTGTGGAGGTTAAGAGGGATTGGATTGTGAAGGTGGAGTCGAAGGTGATGGAGTAGGTGTCGTGGGTATCGTGAGGGAGGTTGTTGTCGATGATGGTGATTTTGATGGGAGTTGGTGTTGGTGGTGAGGGTGTAGGGTTTGGAGTGGGGGTGGTGATAGGATTTCCGTTACGGTCTCTTTTGATAGCTGACATTGTGAATTTTGAAGTTTGATTCGGGAAAGAGGAAGAATACGAAGACGGTAAGGAATATACTACTTCAAGTTGTACGATTGAAGAAGTTTAGTCTTTTTGgataaatttaaaagaaaaaattggctTTGTTTGtatgattgattatatttgaaactttctttttttttttaagattgaaacaaaatgtttatatttagctttgaatctattttttttttttaaatatttagcATCGAATCtattgttaaattcattttcacttaaatatattgaagttttttttttttttgaaagaaaatatattgaatctattgttaaattcattttaacttaaatatatttaatcataaataactttaaattcaactcaattttacaaaatcaatttacataaaatcaattattatcATTGTATAACTAAACATAGATTAATTTTCAACTGGGTTTTTTATCTTTGAAactataaatgatatttttcttaaaattttgaagTTAATTTGATACTTATACGATATTTCAGTTGCTAATTGTAAATTCAGGTAGCATGTATGCTATCAATTATAACTAGTTTATAACtcattttttatcaaacaattctattttattataagaatccacaaataatataaaaaatatataaaaaaataattgtttaaaagtataattagaattataaaaaattcaactcAAAATCTCAATCTCcttcatatataatattcataattttgtactgagatatttcatattttaataaaaattaattaaaatttaaaacaatatttttttgccggtggtcgaggttcgaacctcggaccttacatattttatgcattgtccatacgaactgagctaagttcacgaggacaaaatttaaaacaatattattaaaagttaaaatagtttaaataaaaattaaaatagataataaaaaaatgtcagtACAAAGTACTCATGTATTTTAAGACTATTTTTCCTTAATAAAAAAGactatttttaattattctttttaggGAAACGtacttatagcatttcattaataataagagtTTAAATACAAGTGGGTATATCATAATAAACGTCGGGACTAGCTAAAGACGTGGCCTCTCGTGCAAGAGCATGAGCAACCGCGTTGGCTTGTCGCCTAACAAACTCCACCCTAGAGCTAGAAAATAAATTCTGAAACAAAGAACGACAGGAAGAGATAATACCATCAAATTCAGACAAGTCGTTCCTGGTAGAAGAGAAGGCATCAACGGTTAATTTAGAATCTGTTTCAAAATTCACATTATCAAGCTACATATCACTCAACCATTGCAATGCAGAGTGCAGCCCCAAAGCTTCTCCCACATCCACAGAAAGAGAACAAGGATATGTAATAGAAAAGACTATTTTTAATatactaatacctcaaattcgtccttgaattttcaaaaatcggccaaattcgtccttgaattttgcgaaatagctattttgtccttgaatttacaaaatgtcaatcaaatcagtccctccgttaagttggtctg containing:
- the LOC112416502 gene encoding Werner Syndrome-like exonuclease isoform X5, with protein sequence MSAIKRDRNGNPITTPTPNPTPSPPTPTPIKITIIDNNLPHDTHDTYSITFDSTFTIQSLLTSTPSVVDTWLLETLRLHPPFPVLVGLDVEWRPNFKRGQSNPTAVLQLCINNRCLVFQIMHSPFIPVSLLNFLADSNNKFVGVGIKEDVDKLMKDYNITVSNYVDLRNLAAEVMDDHEMLKTGIKSLTQKVIGKTLVKPKKVSMSRWDYPWLNVDQG
- the LOC112416502 gene encoding uncharacterized protein isoform X1; protein product: MSAIKRDRNGNPITTPTPNPTPSPPTPTPIKITIIDNNLPHDTHDTYSITFDSTFTIQSLLTSTPSVVDTWLLETLRLHPPFPVLVGLDVEWRPNFKRGQSNPTAVLQLCINNRCLVFQIMHSPFIPVSLLNFLADSNNKFVGVGIKEDVDKLMKDYNITVSNYVDLRNLAAEVMDDHEMLKTGIKSLTQKVIGKTLVKPKKVSMSRWDYPWLNVDQIAEYQVLNRTTLNALLPGICIGLDMCYFDNRGGCSLSSILHYLPQMFLRSLYSSFYQLFYL
- the LOC112416502 gene encoding Werner Syndrome-like exonuclease isoform X2 yields the protein MSAIKRDRNGNPITTPTPNPTPSPPTPTPIKITIIDNNLPHDTHDTYSITFDSTFTIQSLLTSTPSVVDTWLLETLRLHPPFPVLVGLDVEWRPNFKRGQSNPTAVLQLCINNRCLVFQIMHSPFIPVSLLNFLADSNNKFVGVGIKEDVDKLMKDYNITVSNYVDLRNLAAEVMDDHEMLKTGIKSLTQKVIGKTLVKPKKVSMSRWDYPWLNVDQVKYATVDAFVSFEIGRRLYSKQN
- the LOC112416502 gene encoding Werner Syndrome-like exonuclease isoform X4, with protein sequence MSAIKRDRNGNPITTPTPNPTPSPPTPTPIKITIIDNNLPHDTHDTYSITFDSTFTIQSLLTSTPSVVDTWLLETLRLHPPFPVLVGLDVEWRPNFKRGQSNPTAVLQLCINNRCLVFQIMHSPFIPVSLLNFLADSNNKFVGVGIKEDVDKLMKDYNITVSNYVDLRNLAAEVMDDHEMLKTGIKSLTQKVIGKTLVKPKKVSMSRWDYPWLNVDQDH
- the LOC112416502 gene encoding Werner Syndrome-like exonuclease isoform X3, with translation MSAIKRDRNGNPITTPTPNPTPSPPTPTPIKITIIDNNLPHDTHDTYSITFDSTFTIQSLLTSTPSVVDTWLLETLRLHPPFPVLVGLDVEWRPNFKRGQSNPTAVLQLCINNRCLVFQIMHSPFIPVSLLNFLADSNNKFVGVGIKEDVDKLMKDYNITVSNYVDLRNLAAEVMDDHEMLKTGIKSLTQKVIGKTLVKPKKVSMSRWDYPWLNVDQDLSRVMRDRTYACTRKWVDC